GGCAGTGGAATCATCATATGCTTCGTTATGACAGCAAGACTGGAATGCTTGAGTACCTGATCAATGGAACCCCCTCTGCCATCATCTACACCACAGAAAGCGGTAATGAGTCTAATACTGTGTATACTCCCAGAATCGGAGAGGAACCAGGAGAAATTGTCATCGGATCAGGGTTTACTGGCTTTATGGATGAATTCAGGATGGAGAGGATCTTCAATGAGAACCGTTCAACCAACCGATATGATCTATCGGGATATGGTATCAGTCCTGTGATTGATCTGAATTTTACCGATTCCAGGCTGAACACTCTGGGCTCAATTGAATCCAGCCCGGGAGATTCTGCTGTTTTTCCCTACTACCAGATAACAAACAGCCTCATGGAAGCGGAAGACCTGGTTAATTCTTTTCAGGGAGAGGCAACTATTCTCTCTTCCACAAGCTCCTGGCGACCCTTTGGAGAAATCGATGAAAAGAGCAGAGGTCGTTATCTCGTTCTCTCCTTTTTACTCTTTCCCGACATGAAAAACGATGTCTCTCCCGGCCTGTCTTTTCTGAAAGTTGATTATACAACCTCTCTCCCTCCCCTTCCCCCGACTTATCTAAATGCACAGAAAGATGAATCGGGCCGCCTCAAACTGGAATGGAATCACTCGGCATCCCCAGGGGTGAAGGGATATCTCCTTTATTTCGGAGAAAAACCGGGAGAATATATTTATCCTGGAAGTCCCTTAAAAATTGAAAAAGAGAACTATACTTTTATAGACGGTTTGTCTCCCTTTAAACAATATTTCTTTTCTATTAAATCCTATACCGGTACGGAAACACAGCGTTATAGTGACTTTTCAAAAGAGATTTCCATAAGGCCCTGAAGGATGGTTCATGAGTAATTATCAAAATAAGTACAACCAGGCTGTTTCCGCCTATTTACTGGAAGATTATGTACTTTCCAGGAAAATGACTGACAACCTCCTGAAAGAACAGGGGGGGAATCCTTTGTTGTACATCCTTTCAGGAAACATACATGAAGCGCTCAAAGAATCAGAAAAAGCAATCGAAAACTATCGGAAAGCCATCCATATGGCCCCTGAAAATCCGGAAGCCTACAATAATCTGGGTGTAGCCTATAAAAACAAGGGCGATTTTGATAAAGCGGAGACAGCCTTCCTTCAGGCAACAGAACTAGCTCCCGATAGACCCGACATCAGCTACAATCTGGGGAACCTCTTTAAAAAAAGCGGGAAGCTTACAGAAGCTGAAGAGTGGTATAAAAAATCAATCGATCAGGATCCATCCTATATCAAGACTTATAATAATCTGGGGACCATATTCGAAAAGAACAAAGATTATGAGAAAGCCGAGGAAATTTACCGCCAGGGTCTGTCAATGGACCGGAACAATGCCACCCTTCATTTCAATCTTGGAATTAGCTATCAGGACCGGGGTCATTTGGATGATGCCCGGACCCAGTATGAAGAGTCCCTGAAATTCCGTCCCGGATGGACTCCCAGTCTGGGAAATCTGGGAGAGGTTCTACAAAGTCAGGGAAACCTGGACGATGCGGAAAAAATATTCTCACAGTTACTCAATAAAGAACCAGAGAATATTAGAGCCATTAACAGCATGGGAACAATCCATGCCCAGAAGGGTGATGATGACAAGGCAAGGCAGTATTTTAAAAAAGCTCTGACCAAGGATCCCTCCTATAAGATAGCTACTCAGAACCTGAAACAATTGTATCTAAAAGAAAACTCCCTGCAGGAAGCTCTGGAAGAACTGAATAAGCAGACAAACTATCATCCCGAAGACATGAGCATCCGCCTCCAGATCGGATCTATTCTAGCACGACAGGAGCGCTATAAAGAGGCTGAAAAAGTATTCAACCATGTTCTCGATCGCCAGCCCGACAGTCTGGAAGCCTACCGTTCACTGGCAGAACTCTA
Above is a window of Oceanispirochaeta sp. DNA encoding:
- a CDS encoding LamG-like jellyroll fold domain-containing protein produces the protein MKIKSTLYLLIIQTLILSGSLFAETITLGEDDDWKAVVLNNLKTTPGKGGFMDLVLRRTELISKEESTDILLPFNREEGQDHSGHYVIKENPEYSNRYFKSGSGAATFDRENRLVLEAKKNGALFSPFSNWEDFSIEFWLYPANPREGEEILQWKGLGRDGNEIYSQEILCHFINRRLVWSFSNVFQLPDSPESHYEISGDPVLPRQWNHHMLRYDSKTGMLEYLINGTPSAIIYTTESGNESNTVYTPRIGEEPGEIVIGSGFTGFMDEFRMERIFNENRSTNRYDLSGYGISPVIDLNFTDSRLNTLGSIESSPGDSAVFPYYQITNSLMEAEDLVNSFQGEATILSSTSSWRPFGEIDEKSRGRYLVLSFLLFPDMKNDVSPGLSFLKVDYTTSLPPLPPTYLNAQKDESGRLKLEWNHSASPGVKGYLLYFGEKPGEYIYPGSPLKIEKENYTFIDGLSPFKQYFFSIKSYTGTETQRYSDFSKEISIRP
- a CDS encoding tetratricopeptide repeat protein yields the protein MSNYQNKYNQAVSAYLLEDYVLSRKMTDNLLKEQGGNPLLYILSGNIHEALKESEKAIENYRKAIHMAPENPEAYNNLGVAYKNKGDFDKAETAFLQATELAPDRPDISYNLGNLFKKSGKLTEAEEWYKKSIDQDPSYIKTYNNLGTIFEKNKDYEKAEEIYRQGLSMDRNNATLHFNLGISYQDRGHLDDARTQYEESLKFRPGWTPSLGNLGEVLQSQGNLDDAEKIFSQLLNKEPENIRAINSMGTIHAQKGDDDKARQYFKKALTKDPSYKIATQNLKQLYLKENSLQEALEELNKQTNYHPEDMSIRLQIGSILARQERYKEAEKVFNHVLDRQPDSLEAYRSLAELYAIQERPDLVRSCIVEIFRLDPRDKSILLVLSETYLKGERYEEALKQVNDYLESFPQDKKALRLKARILQKTGGQVEAAALYDQLEDDADLTMDPRTLTDMAEAYFQSGDREKAVEKLESLLNLQGASSDMEDINNLAKTLDLYEKTVSSFHEGSDNWHNNLAKMRQITIRDLQKNEDPDYSTGPRLTAIPVEEEDAVSLLDINAMEPVIRINEEEDTLILEEDSEDLEDVYTEMMEEGLIPKDEEEAPSEAAEATAGYPPPYMGEPYPAGPYPAAPFPQAPVSDTAPLDEDPDSDTAPLDEDPDSDTAPLDED